The following proteins are encoded in a genomic region of Phalacrocorax carbo chromosome 2, bPhaCar2.1, whole genome shotgun sequence:
- the TSHZ1 gene encoding teashirt homolog 1, which yields MPRRKQQAPRRSAAYVPEEELKAAEIDEDSVEDDGLSLDIQENEYLCNEEAEIKEAQSYQNSPVSTATNQDAGYGSPFSENSDQLAHFKSTSSKEEKEDPQCTDNVSYPQDSLAQIKAVYANLLSETCWSSLALDLKKSNPTTSNNGISQNENTTSTDTNASSQSTSTTSTNTSTSTTTSNTSNSNSNSGGSGYDWHQAALAKTLQQTSSYGLLPEPSLFSTVQLYRQNNKLYGSVFTGASKFRCKDCSAAYDTLVELTVHMNETGHYRDDNRDKEADKTKRWSKPRKRSLMEMEGKEDAQKVLKCMYCGHSFESLQDLSVHMIKTKHYQKVPLKEPVPAITKLVPSTKKRALQDLASPCSPEPTGITAEASLGESAKDQKTANPYVTPNNRYGYQNGASYTWQFEARKAQILKCMECGSSHDTLQQLTAHMMVTGHFLKVTNSASKKGKQLVLDPVVEEKIQSIPLPPTTHTRLPASNIKKQPDSPAGSTNSEEKKDLEKEKVVVSETEKKIKEENEDSTEKFEPTTLYQYLREEDLDDSPKGGIDILKSLENTVSTAISKAQNGAPSWGGYPSIHAAYQLPGTVKPLQPTVQSVQMQPSYASSVKSLSSEHNALIHSPGNLTPPPHKSNVSAMEELVEKVTGKISVKKEEKPLEKEKSSPVKPMSPAAKENKDFPKAEEVNNKQQQKKSCEAEVQKVKKDSPAEAHTPNGTEPLKTKVANGCNNLGIITDHSPEPSFINPLSALQSIMNTHLGKISKPVSPSLDPLAMLYKISNSMLDKPIYPTTPVKQADAIDRYYYENSDQPIDLTKSKNKPLVSSVADSASSPLRESALLDISDMVKNLTGRLTPKSSTPSTVSEKSDADGSSFEEALDELSPVHKRKGRQSNWNPQHLLILQAQFASSLRETPEGKYIMSDLGPQERVHISKFTGLSMTTISHWLANVKYQLRRTGGTKFLKNLDTGHPVFFCNDCASQFRTASTYISHLETHLGFSLKDLSKLPLNQIQEQQNVSKVLTNKTLGSLGIAEEDLGSTFQCKLCNRTFASKHAVKLHLSKTHGKSPEDHLIYVTELEKQ from the coding sequence CATATGTTCCTGAGGAGGAattgaaagcagcagaaatagaTGAAGACAGCGTGGAAGATGATGGGCTGTCTCTGGACATCCAGGAGAATGAGTATTTGTGCAATGAAGAAGCGGAGATCAAAGAGGCTCAAAGCTACCAGAACTCCCCAGTCAGCACTGCAACTAATCAGGATGCAGGCTATGGTTCGCCGTTTAGTGAAAACAGCGATCAGCTGGCCCATTTCAAAAGCACTTCCtctaaagaagagaaagaggatcCTCAGTGCACAGACAATGTTTCCTATCCACAGGACAGCTTGGCACAAATAAAAGCGGTGTATGCAAATTTGCTTTCAGAGACTTGCTGGTCCAGTTTAGCTTTGGACTTAAAGAAATCCAATCCAACCACCAGCAACAACGGAATCAGCCAGAATGAAAACACCACCAGTACTGACACCAATGCCAGTTCCCAGAGTACTAGTACTACCAGTACCAACACTAGTACCAGTACAACTACCAGTAATACTAGTAACAGTAATAGTAACAGTGGTGGCTCAGGTTATGACTGGCACCAAGCTGCATTAGCTAAAACTTTGCAGCAGACCTCATCGTACGGACTTCTCCCAGAGCCTAGTCTTTTCAGCACAGTACAGCTTTACCGGCAAAACAATAAACTTTATGGGTCTGTGTTCACCGGTGCTAGCAAGTTCCGATGCAAAGACTGCAGTGCAGCCTATGACACACTGGTGGAGCTAACAGTGCACATGAATGAAACTGGACATTACCGTGATGACAACAGAGATAAAGAAGCTGATAAGACCAAACGGTGGTCAAAGCCTAGAAAACGATCACTTATGGAGATGGAAGGCAAAGAGGATGCCCAAAAAGTGCTGAAGTGCATGTACTGTGGGCATTCGTTTGAGTCTTTGCAAGACCTCAGTGTCCAtatgataaaaacaaaacattaccAGAAAGTGCCTCTGAAGGAGCCAGTACCAGCCATCACTAAATTGGTCCCTTCTACCAAAAAGCGAGCACTTCAGGACTTAGCTTCACCTTGTTCACCTGAGCCAACAGGGATCACTGCAGAAGCTTCACTGGGTGAGTCTGCAAAGGATCAGAAAACTGCCAACCCCTATGTGACTCCAAACAACCGCTATGGCTATCAAAATGGTGCTAGCTACACTTGGCAGTTTGAGGCACGCAAAGCCCAAATACTGAAATGCATGGAATGTGGCAGTTCCCATGACACTTTGCAGCAGCTCACTGCTCACATGATGGTCACTGGTCATTTCTTGAAGGTGACCAATTCTGCTtccaaaaaaggcaaacagctAGTATTGGACCCTGTGGTGGAGGAGAAGATACAGTCGATACCTCTTCCACCCACCACCCACACAAGGCTACCAGCCTCCAACATTAAAAAGCAGCCTGATTCCCCAGCGGGCTCCACAAACTcggaggaaaagaaagacctagagaaggaaaaggtggTGGTCAGTGAAACGgagaaaaagattaaagaagAGAATGAGGACTCCACGGAGAAATTTGAGCCAACAACTTTGTATCAGTACCTCAGAGAGGAGGACCTAGATGATAGTCCCAAAGGCGGAATAGACATACTGAAATCCCTGGAGAACACAGTGTCAACAGCTATCAGCAAAGCTCAGAATGGAGCCCCTTCCTGGGGGGGATATCCCAGTATTCATGCAGCTTACCAGCTCCCAGGAACAGTCAAACCCCTTCAGCCCACGGTGCAGAGCGTTCAAATGCAGCCATCTTATGCCAGCAGTGTAAAATCGCTGTCGTCAGAACACAATGCGCTCATCCATTCCCCAGGCAACCTCACACCCCCACCTCACAAGAGCAATGTCTCTGCCATGGAAGAACTGGTGGAGAAAGTTACAGGTAAAATCAGcgtgaagaaggaagaaaagcctttggagaaagagaagagttCTCCAGTCAAACCAATGTCACCTGCTGCTAAAGAAAACAAGGACTTCCCAAAAGCGGAAGAAGTAaataacaaacagcagcagaagaaaagctgtgaGGCAGAAGTTCAGAAGGTCAAAAAGGATAGTCCAGCAGAAGCACATACGCCAAATGGTACCGAGCCACTTAAAACAAAGGTTGCAAACGGCTGTAACAATTTAGGAATCATCACAGATCATTCACCTGAGCCATCCTTCATTAATCCATTGAGCGCTTTACAGTCCATTATGAATACCCACTTAGGCAAAATTTCTAAGCCGGTAAGCCCCTCTCTGGACCCTTTGGCCATGCTGTACAAAATTAGCAACAGCATGTTGGACAAACCCATATACCCAACCACTCCGGTCAAGCAGGCTGATGCTATTGACCGGTATTACTATGAGAACAGTGATCAACCTATTGATTTAACCAAGTCCAAAAACAAACCTCTTGTTTCCAGCGTGGCTGACTCTGCCTCATCCCCGCTAAGGGAGAGCGCCCTGCTGGATATTTCCGATATGGTGAAGAACCTCACAGGGCGTTTGACACCCAAGTCTTCAACTCCGTCTACCGTGTCAGAGAAGTCGGATGCTGACGGGAGCAGTTTTGAGGAAGCTCTGGATGAACTGTCACCAGTACACAAGAGGAAGGGCAGACAGTCCAACTGGAACCCTCAGCATCTTCTAATCCTTCAAGCCCAGTTTGCTTCCAGCTTGAGGGAGACCCCAGAAGGCAAATATATTATGTCGGACTTAGGTCCACAAGAGCGGGTACACATCTCTAAGTTTACTGGTCTTTCCATGACCACAATTAGCCACTGGCTGGCCAATGTGAAGTATCAGTTAAGGAGGACAGGTGGAActaaatttttaaagaacttgGACACAGGacatcctgttttcttttgcaatgaTTGTGCCTCTCAGTTCAGGACTGCTTCTACATACATAAGTCACTTAGAGACACACCTAGGGTTTAGTTTGAAGGATCTGTCAAAGTTGCCACTTAATCAGATTCAAGAACAGCAGAATGTTTCAAAAGTCCTCACAAACAAGACTTTGGGCTCACTTGGAATTGCCGAGGAGGACTTAGGCTCCACATTCCAGTGTAAGCTCTGTAACCGAACTTTTGCAAGCAAGCATGCAGTCAAACTGCACCTTAGTAAAACACATGGCAAGTCCCCAGAGGACCATCTGATCTATGTAACTGAGTTAGAAAAACAATAG